The proteins below are encoded in one region of Pseudonocardia sp. DSM 110487:
- a CDS encoding nickel/cobalt transporter produces MNRWWWRAAVVIGCMVALAVPAGVATAHPLGNVTINHYDALRLYPDRVELSAVVDHAEIPTLQLAPVLDGDADGAVSPAEAQSGADAECAALSTAVSLTVDGSAAVWSVLRATLTMPEGEAGLATTRVECELRADAALDGEADVRFADSYLSDRAGWREITATGAGVHLADSTVPAESVSEQLRTYPVDLLADPLDVRAASLLVEPGTGGGGTAGPPVFAPLDRLLGQLTGWFTSLIGVAELTGGVGLLAVALALVLGASHALLPGHGKTVMAAYLAGRRGTRGDALLVGATVTATHTAGVLVLGVLVSVSTTFAPDGVLRGLAVGSGLLVAGVGVGLMRSAVRRDAAVPVGHGHGHGHGHGHGHGHGHPAPRFGRAALVGLGVAGGLVPSPTALLVLLGAIGLGRSWFGIVLVLCYGLGMAATLTAAGLLLVGLRDRMERVRLSDGLRRRAGRLAAGAPVLTAALVLVVGVGIAVRGLAGAL; encoded by the coding sequence ATGAACCGTTGGTGGTGGAGGGCGGCTGTCGTGATCGGCTGCATGGTCGCGCTTGCGGTGCCCGCCGGGGTTGCCACGGCGCACCCGCTGGGCAACGTCACGATCAACCACTATGACGCGCTGCGCCTCTACCCGGACCGGGTCGAACTGTCCGCGGTGGTCGACCACGCCGAGATCCCGACCCTGCAGCTGGCGCCCGTGCTGGACGGCGACGCCGACGGCGCCGTCTCCCCCGCTGAGGCGCAGAGCGGCGCCGACGCCGAGTGCGCCGCCCTCTCGACGGCGGTGTCCCTCACGGTCGACGGGTCCGCGGCAGTCTGGTCCGTGCTGCGCGCCACGCTGACCATGCCTGAAGGCGAGGCCGGCCTCGCCACCACCCGCGTCGAGTGCGAGCTGCGCGCGGATGCGGCGCTGGACGGGGAGGCGGACGTCCGGTTCGCTGACTCCTACCTCTCCGATCGCGCCGGGTGGCGGGAGATCACCGCGACCGGTGCGGGGGTCCACCTGGCCGACTCGACGGTGCCGGCCGAGAGCGTGAGCGAGCAGTTGCGGACCTATCCGGTCGACCTGCTCGCCGACCCCCTCGACGTCCGCGCGGCATCGCTGCTGGTGGAGCCGGGAACCGGTGGCGGTGGCACCGCAGGCCCGCCGGTGTTCGCCCCGCTCGACCGGCTACTCGGCCAGCTCACCGGGTGGTTCACGAGTCTCATCGGCGTCGCCGAGCTGACCGGTGGCGTCGGCCTCCTGGCGGTTGCGCTCGCGCTGGTGCTCGGTGCGTCGCACGCGCTGCTGCCCGGCCACGGCAAGACGGTGATGGCCGCCTACCTGGCGGGTCGTCGCGGAACGCGGGGGGACGCACTGCTGGTCGGCGCCACCGTCACCGCGACCCACACCGCCGGTGTGCTGGTGCTCGGCGTCCTGGTCAGCGTCTCGACCACGTTCGCTCCCGACGGTGTGTTGCGCGGCCTGGCGGTGGGCAGCGGCCTGCTCGTGGCCGGGGTCGGGGTGGGCCTGATGCGCTCGGCGGTCCGGCGGGACGCTGCCGTGCCGGTCGGCCACGGCCATGGACACGGGCATGGACACGGGCACGGGCACGGGCACGGCCATCCGGCGCCCCGTTTCGGGCGTGCCGCGCTGGTCGGCCTCGGTGTGGCGGGCGGGCTGGTGCCGAGCCCCACGGCGCTGCTGGTCCTGCTCGGCGCGATCGGGCTCGGCCGGAGCTGGTTCGGCATCGTCCTCGTGCTCTGCTACGGGCTCGGGATGGCGGCCACTCTCACCGCGGCCGGGCTGCTGCTCGTGGGCCTGCGAGACCGGATGGAGCGGGTCCGGTTGTCCGATGGTCTGCGACGGCGGGCCGGGCGGCTCGCTGCCGGTGCACCCGTGCTGACGGCCGCGCTCGTCCTCGTGGTCGGTGTCGGTATCGCCGTTCGGGGCTTGGCAGGAGCTCTCTGA
- a CDS encoding tetratricopeptide repeat protein, producing MPTSTLPAPRAMWRRVLPVTALVIAGLFVVGLAFQPAAPRAATPQPVGDRLTATIEQLRDRLRRVPDDPMTWANLGAAYVEQARALANPAYYPQAQGALDRSVQLQPDENAAALVGLGALANARHDFAAARRYGEDAVALNPASAEAYGVLADATTQLGDTTAATDAVQRMLDMRPGVASFTRASYELELHGRTDDARAAMQRALAAATGRDELAFCHYHLGELAWGGGDLDEAEAQYARGLAAVPGDPALLQGRAKVLAARGRTDEANEGYRLLTERVPLPQYLLEYGELLESTGRADEARAQYRLIIDQQRLYAAQGSSDDLTASQVAADHGDPAEAVRLAQAEWDRRHSVFTADALAWALHRAGRHAEALPYAEQAAQLGRRDAMTTFHRGMILAALGRTGEAIATLEDAVHTNPHFSPLHAPVARQTLDALGGKR from the coding sequence ATGCCGACTTCCACCCTGCCCGCGCCCCGAGCGATGTGGCGCCGGGTCCTCCCGGTCACCGCCCTCGTGATCGCTGGCCTGTTCGTCGTCGGCCTGGCGTTCCAGCCGGCCGCCCCACGAGCAGCGACCCCACAGCCCGTCGGCGATCGGCTCACCGCCACGATCGAGCAGCTGCGCGACCGCCTGCGCCGGGTGCCCGACGACCCGATGACATGGGCCAACCTCGGCGCCGCGTATGTCGAGCAGGCAAGGGCGCTCGCCAACCCGGCCTACTACCCGCAGGCGCAGGGCGCACTCGACCGTTCCGTGCAGCTGCAACCCGACGAGAACGCCGCCGCGCTCGTCGGTCTCGGCGCGCTCGCGAACGCCCGGCACGACTTCGCCGCCGCCCGCCGCTACGGCGAGGACGCCGTGGCGCTCAACCCGGCGAGCGCCGAGGCGTACGGCGTGCTCGCGGACGCCACGACCCAGCTCGGCGACACCACCGCCGCAACGGACGCGGTGCAGCGCATGCTCGACATGCGCCCCGGCGTCGCGTCGTTCACCCGGGCGTCCTACGAGCTGGAGCTGCACGGCCGCACGGACGATGCCCGGGCGGCCATGCAACGCGCCCTCGCGGCCGCGACCGGCCGCGACGAGCTCGCGTTCTGCCACTACCACCTCGGCGAGCTGGCCTGGGGTGGCGGCGACCTCGACGAGGCGGAGGCGCAGTACGCCCGCGGGCTCGCCGCCGTGCCCGGCGACCCGGCGCTGCTCCAGGGCAGGGCGAAGGTGCTCGCCGCACGCGGGCGCACCGACGAGGCCAACGAGGGCTACCGCCTGCTGACCGAGCGGGTGCCGCTGCCGCAGTACCTGCTGGAGTACGGCGAGCTGCTGGAGTCGACCGGGCGGGCCGACGAGGCGCGGGCCCAGTACCGGCTGATCATCGATCAGCAGCGGCTCTACGCCGCACAGGGCTCCTCCGACGACCTCACGGCATCGCAGGTGGCGGCCGACCACGGCGACCCGGCGGAAGCGGTCCGTCTCGCACAGGCGGAGTGGGACCGGCGCCACAGCGTGTTCACCGCCGACGCGCTGGCATGGGCGCTGCACCGGGCCGGCCGCCACGCGGAGGCCCTCCCGTACGCCGAGCAGGCCGCGCAGCTCGGCCGGCGCGACGCCATGACCACCTTCCACCGCGGCATGATCCTGGCCGCGCTGGGCCGGACCGGCGAGGCGATCGCCACCCTCGAGGACGCGGTGCACACCAACCCGCACTTCTCGCCGCTGCACGCGCCGGTGGCGCGGCAGACCCTCGACGCGCTCGGGGGGAAGCGATGA
- a CDS encoding DUF4331 domain-containing protein, whose amino-acid sequence MSRPSRPRGHGPAAFAATGAVVLAALLAGVGAGPATASSHREAPLIAADPAVDNTDVYAFVSPDKPDTVTFVADWFGLQEPNGGPTFYPWATDANYDINIDTDGNAKPDVGYRLTFRTEDRRGNDTFLYNNGPVTSLDDENLLFRQYYTLSVSKGGGWTKLLEGQVAPSQLGAASIPDYATLRDQAIKDVPGGGQVYVGSAEDPFFADLRVFDLLYGGDLSEVGQDTLAGTNVNTWALQVPLSEVTAGGDPQRNPVIGVWSDTERRSLQLSPGTATAVGEPVQVSRLGNPLVNEVVLPAGLKDAFNGLAPAKDATIPDVVKWVTDPELARLLEGIYGVPAPATPRNDLVEIFLTGIAKNAPTLDGTQAPIQADLNSHVLNADTDPKQFQPSEMLRLNTSIAPASDPNRLGVLGGDLQGFPNGRRLTDDVIDIEVQAVAGAAQAGKLVDALAAGDGVDANDVTFLDEFPYVALPGNETRAVAAGAQPSATGSSDTGGGAASVPAESDSWIGNAAFSSPMMPIALGAGIGGALLASVVLLAVRRRGRSARPPAPPR is encoded by the coding sequence ATGTCCCGTCCATCCCGACCACGAGGTCACGGACCAGCTGCGTTCGCAGCAACCGGCGCGGTGGTGCTCGCCGCGCTACTGGCCGGCGTCGGCGCAGGTCCGGCGACCGCCTCGAGCCACCGCGAGGCGCCCCTGATCGCCGCGGACCCTGCCGTGGACAACACGGACGTCTACGCGTTCGTCAGCCCCGACAAGCCGGACACCGTGACGTTCGTCGCCGACTGGTTCGGCCTTCAGGAACCGAACGGCGGCCCCACTTTCTACCCGTGGGCCACCGACGCGAACTACGACATCAACATCGACACCGACGGCAACGCCAAGCCCGACGTCGGTTACCGGCTCACGTTCCGCACGGAAGACCGGCGGGGGAACGACACGTTCCTCTACAACAACGGCCCGGTGACCAGCCTGGATGACGAGAACCTGCTGTTCCGCCAGTACTACACGCTCTCGGTGAGCAAGGGCGGCGGCTGGACGAAGCTGCTCGAGGGCCAGGTCGCGCCGTCGCAGCTCGGTGCCGCGTCGATCCCGGACTACGCGACGCTGCGCGACCAGGCGATCAAGGACGTTCCGGGCGGCGGCCAGGTCTACGTGGGCTCCGCCGAGGACCCGTTCTTCGCCGACCTGCGCGTGTTCGACCTGCTCTACGGGGGTGACCTGTCCGAGGTCGGCCAGGACACCCTCGCCGGCACCAACGTCAACACCTGGGCGCTGCAGGTGCCCCTGTCGGAGGTCACGGCCGGGGGCGACCCACAGCGCAACCCGGTGATCGGCGTCTGGAGCGACACGGAGCGCCGCTCGCTGCAGCTCTCCCCGGGCACGGCCACCGCGGTGGGTGAGCCGGTGCAGGTGTCCCGGCTGGGCAACCCGCTGGTCAACGAGGTCGTGCTGCCTGCGGGGCTGAAGGACGCGTTCAACGGGCTGGCCCCGGCGAAGGACGCGACCATCCCCGACGTCGTGAAGTGGGTGACCGATCCGGAGCTCGCGAGGCTCCTCGAAGGCATCTACGGGGTGCCGGCACCCGCGACGCCGCGCAACGACCTGGTCGAGATCTTCCTGACCGGGATCGCCAAGAACGCGCCGACGCTCGACGGGACGCAGGCCCCGATCCAGGCGGATCTGAACAGCCACGTCCTCAACGCCGACACCGACCCGAAGCAGTTCCAGCCGTCGGAGATGCTGCGGCTCAACACGTCGATCGCGCCTGCGTCCGACCCGAACCGGCTGGGTGTCCTCGGCGGGGACCTGCAGGGCTTCCCGAACGGGCGTCGGCTCACCGACGACGTCATCGACATCGAAGTGCAGGCGGTAGCGGGCGCGGCGCAGGCCGGAAAGCTGGTCGACGCCCTGGCGGCGGGCGACGGGGTGGACGCCAACGACGTCACGTTCCTCGACGAGTTCCCCTACGTCGCGCTGCCGGGCAACGAGACCCGTGCCGTCGCGGCCGGTGCGCAGCCGTCGGCGACCGGGTCGTCCGACACGGGCGGCGGGGCCGCGAGCGTTCCGGCGGAGAGCGACTCCTGGATCGGCAACGCGGCGTTCAGCTCGCCCATGATGCCGATCGCGCTGGGCGCCGGGATCGGCGGCGCGCTGCTCGCCTCCGTTGTGCTGCTCGCCGTGCGGCGGCGCGGCCGGTCCGCCCGCCCACCGGCGCCGCCCCGCTGA
- a CDS encoding PIG-L family deacetylase: MGTIVSFHAHPDDESIASAGTLARAAAAGHRVVLVFGTRGELGEPVPGVLAPGEQLSMRRSAECYASAAAIGAKRVEFLGYTDSGMMGEPSNAAPFCFWQADVEHAARRLAVILDEEEPDVLTTYDDNGGYGHPDHIQVHRVGKRAAELSAVPVVAQHTINRDWMVRGMRGMAESGQLPEGWQGPNLEEPTFGKPEAEITHRVEAIDFVEQKRASMRAHASQMSPEHFLLAMPDPVFALGMGTEFYIVDPMPSPAAAPELFEELFTSLP, from the coding sequence GTGGGAACCATCGTCTCCTTCCATGCGCACCCCGACGACGAGTCGATCGCGTCCGCCGGCACCCTCGCCAGGGCGGCCGCCGCAGGTCACCGCGTCGTCCTGGTCTTCGGCACCCGCGGTGAGCTCGGCGAGCCCGTCCCGGGCGTTCTGGCGCCGGGGGAGCAGCTGTCCATGCGCCGATCCGCGGAGTGCTACGCGTCGGCCGCGGCGATCGGGGCCAAGCGCGTGGAGTTCCTCGGCTACACCGACTCCGGGATGATGGGCGAGCCGAGCAATGCCGCTCCGTTCTGCTTCTGGCAGGCCGACGTCGAGCACGCGGCCCGCCGCCTCGCGGTGATCCTCGACGAGGAGGAGCCGGACGTCCTCACCACCTACGACGACAACGGCGGCTACGGCCACCCGGACCACATCCAGGTACACCGGGTCGGCAAGCGTGCGGCCGAGCTGTCGGCGGTCCCGGTGGTGGCCCAGCACACGATCAACCGCGACTGGATGGTCCGCGGCATGCGCGGGATGGCCGAGTCCGGCCAGCTGCCGGAGGGCTGGCAGGGGCCGAACTTGGAGGAGCCGACGTTCGGCAAGCCGGAAGCGGAGATCACCCACCGGGTCGAGGCAATCGACTTCGTCGAGCAGAAGCGCGCCTCCATGCGCGCCCACGCGAGCCAGATGTCGCCCGAGCACTTCTTGCTCGCGATGCCCGATCCGGTCTTCGCGCTGGGGATGGGCACGGAGTTCTACATCGTCGACCCGATGCCAAGCCCGGCGGCGGCGCCGGAGCTGTTCGAGGAGCTGTTCACGTCCCTGCCGTGA
- a CDS encoding ABC transporter permease, whose translation MGTTTVVIGPGLAVAGVLAVVVAAALAAVTHLGTGRPTLIAGARAVLQLGAVSLLIGAIVGSVLFSAVFVLVMVAVAAWTSARRITPHRSGWWAVLPIAVAPLPVTALLVLSGVVPPVGVAVIPMAGILIGGTMTATSLAGRRTLDELQTRRGEVEAALSLGFLPRDAALEIARPSAGHALVPALDQTRTVGLVTLPGAFVGMLLGGATPVQAGAVQVLVLVLLLAVETVAVALMLELVCRGLVRRPLTAGT comes from the coding sequence ATGGGGACGACGACGGTGGTCATCGGGCCGGGGCTGGCCGTGGCCGGTGTGCTCGCGGTGGTCGTGGCGGCTGCCCTCGCGGCGGTGACGCACCTCGGCACCGGCCGGCCGACCCTCATCGCCGGCGCGCGGGCCGTTCTCCAGCTCGGCGCGGTCTCGCTGCTGATCGGCGCGATCGTCGGCTCGGTGCTGTTCAGCGCGGTGTTCGTGCTGGTGATGGTGGCCGTCGCGGCATGGACGTCGGCACGCCGCATCACGCCGCACCGCAGCGGCTGGTGGGCCGTGCTGCCGATCGCGGTGGCCCCGCTCCCGGTCACGGCGCTGCTGGTGCTCTCCGGTGTCGTGCCGCCGGTCGGGGTCGCCGTGATCCCGATGGCAGGCATCCTCATCGGGGGCACGATGACGGCCACGTCGCTCGCCGGCCGCCGCACCCTCGACGAGCTCCAGACCCGCCGGGGCGAAGTGGAGGCCGCCCTCTCACTCGGGTTCCTGCCCCGCGACGCCGCCTTGGAGATCGCCCGGCCGAGCGCGGGCCATGCGCTGGTGCCCGCGCTCGACCAGACCCGCACGGTCGGGCTCGTCACCCTCCCCGGCGCGTTCGTCGGCATGCTGCTGGGCGGCGCCACCCCCGTGCAGGCGGGCGCAGTGCAGGTTTTGGTGCTGGTGCTCCTGCTGGCCGTCGAGACGGTGGCGGTGGCGCTGATGCTCGAGCTGGTGTGCCGCGGGCTCGTGCGCCGCCCGCTCACGGCAGGGACGTGA
- the ctaD gene encoding cytochrome c oxidase subunit I produces the protein MTAVAPKPIAPEYPARQSPKGSTFLKMLRTTDPKDIAILYLVTSFGFFLAGGAMALLIRGELAVPGLQFLSTEQYNQLFTMHGTIMLLLYATPILFGFANYIVPLQIGAPDVAFPRLNAFSYWLFLFGGLTVLSGFLTPGGAADFGWFAYTPLSDAIRSPGAGADLWIVGLVVSGLGTILGGVNFITTIVCMRAPGMTMFRMPIFTWNILVTAILILIAFPVLTAALLGLLADRHFGAHVFDPANGGVILWQHLFWFFGHPEVYIVALPFFGIVSEIFPVFSRKPVFGYKTLIYATIAIAALSVAVWAHHMYATGAVLLAFFSFTTFLIAIPTGVKFVNWIGTMWKGRLTFETPMMFSIGFLATFLFGGLTGILLASPPLDFHVSDTYFVVAHFHYVLFGTIVFATYAGIYFWFPKMTGRFLDETLGKVHFWLTFVGFHLTFLVQHWLGNEGFPRRYADYLPIDGFGVLNAISSIGAFVLGASTLPFLWNVFRSYRYGRVVTVDDPWGFGNSLEWATSCPPPRHNFTELPRIRSERPAFELHYPHLVERFRAEAHIGHADPGELATAAVAKHALPSDDPKSR, from the coding sequence GTGACCGCCGTCGCCCCCAAGCCGATCGCGCCGGAGTACCCGGCGCGACAGTCGCCCAAGGGCTCGACCTTCCTGAAGATGCTGCGGACGACGGACCCCAAGGACATCGCGATCCTGTACCTGGTCACGTCGTTCGGGTTCTTCCTCGCAGGCGGCGCGATGGCGTTGCTGATCCGTGGCGAGCTCGCGGTGCCGGGCCTGCAGTTCCTGTCGACGGAGCAGTACAACCAGCTGTTCACGATGCACGGCACGATCATGCTGCTGCTGTACGCGACACCGATCCTGTTCGGGTTCGCGAACTACATCGTGCCGCTGCAGATCGGGGCGCCCGACGTCGCGTTCCCGCGGCTCAACGCCTTCTCCTACTGGCTGTTCCTGTTCGGCGGGCTCACCGTGCTGTCCGGGTTCCTGACGCCGGGTGGGGCCGCCGACTTCGGCTGGTTCGCCTACACCCCGCTGTCGGACGCCATCCGCTCGCCCGGTGCCGGCGCCGACCTGTGGATCGTCGGCCTCGTCGTCTCCGGTCTCGGCACGATCCTCGGTGGCGTCAACTTCATCACCACGATCGTCTGCATGCGCGCGCCGGGCATGACGATGTTCCGGATGCCGATCTTCACCTGGAACATCCTGGTGACGGCGATCCTGATCCTCATCGCGTTCCCGGTGCTGACCGCCGCGCTGCTGGGCCTGCTGGCCGACCGCCACTTCGGCGCCCACGTGTTCGACCCCGCCAACGGCGGCGTGATCCTCTGGCAGCACCTGTTCTGGTTCTTCGGCCACCCCGAGGTCTACATCGTGGCGCTGCCGTTCTTCGGGATCGTCAGTGAGATCTTCCCGGTGTTCAGCCGCAAGCCGGTGTTCGGCTACAAGACGCTGATCTACGCGACGATCGCGATCGCCGCGCTGTCGGTGGCCGTGTGGGCGCACCACATGTACGCCACCGGCGCCGTGCTGCTGGCGTTCTTCTCCTTCACCACCTTCCTGATCGCGATCCCCACGGGCGTCAAGTTCGTGAACTGGATCGGAACCATGTGGAAGGGCCGGCTGACGTTCGAGACGCCGATGATGTTCAGCATCGGCTTCCTGGCCACGTTCCTGTTCGGCGGGCTGACCGGCATCCTGCTTGCCTCGCCGCCGCTCGACTTCCACGTGTCCGACACCTACTTCGTGGTGGCGCACTTCCACTACGTGCTGTTCGGCACGATCGTGTTCGCCACCTACGCCGGCATCTACTTCTGGTTCCCGAAGATGACCGGCCGGTTCCTCGACGAGACCCTCGGCAAGGTCCACTTCTGGCTCACGTTCGTCGGCTTCCACCTGACGTTCCTCGTGCAGCACTGGCTCGGCAACGAGGGCTTCCCCCGCCGCTACGCGGACTACCTGCCGATCGACGGCTTCGGCGTGCTGAACGCGATCTCCTCGATCGGCGCCTTCGTGCTGGGCGCGTCCACGCTGCCGTTCCTCTGGAACGTCTTCCGCAGCTACCGCTACGGCCGCGTGGTCACGGTCGACGACCCGTGGGGCTTCGGCAACTCCCTGGAGTGGGCGACGTCCTGCCCGCCGCCGCGGCACAACTTCACCGAGCTGCCGCGGATCCGGTCGGAGCGCCCTGCGTTCGAGCTGCACTACCCGCACCTGGTGGAGCGCTTCCGCGCCGAGGCCCACATCGGCCACGCCGATCCGGGCGAGCTCGCCACGGCGGCGGTCGCCAAGCACGCCCTGCCCAGCGACGATCCGAAGTCACGCTGA
- the serB gene encoding phosphoserine phosphatase SerB, which produces MTATGTSVLITVTGPDRPGVSSVLFAALTRHGVDLVDVEQVVIRGRLTLGVVVVAHRDPEGLQEAVEQAMASIAMQVHTTLEVRDDPAVRRHSTHVVVVLGRPITARAFGSVAAALADVGANIDSIRRVADYPVTGLELMVSPEPGGGSENYPPGTLRARLVEVARTAGVDVAVERAGLARRSKRLIVFDVDSTLVQGEVIEMLAAHAGAEAEVRAVTEAAMRGELDFAESLRRRVAVLAGLPESVLDEVAARLELTPGARTTIRTLKRLGFRCGVVSGGFTRVIKGLVDELGLDFCAANELEIVDGRLTGKVVGEIVDRPGKAVALRRFADSFGVPLEQCVAVGDGANDIDMLSTAGLGVAFNAKPALREVADTALSHPYLDVVLFVLGITRDEVERADAAEGLLRRVPIA; this is translated from the coding sequence ATGACAGCCACGGGCACCAGCGTCCTCATCACGGTCACGGGCCCGGACCGGCCCGGCGTGAGCTCCGTCTTGTTCGCGGCGCTCACCCGGCACGGCGTGGACCTCGTCGACGTCGAGCAGGTCGTGATCAGGGGCAGGCTCACCCTCGGGGTGGTCGTGGTTGCCCACCGCGACCCCGAGGGCCTGCAGGAGGCTGTCGAGCAGGCCATGGCGAGCATCGCCATGCAGGTGCACACCACGCTCGAGGTGCGCGACGACCCGGCCGTCCGGCGGCACTCCACGCACGTCGTCGTGGTGCTCGGCCGGCCGATCACGGCCAGGGCGTTCGGGTCGGTCGCGGCCGCGCTCGCCGATGTCGGTGCCAACATCGACTCGATCCGCCGGGTCGCCGACTACCCGGTCACCGGGCTGGAGCTGATGGTCTCCCCCGAGCCGGGCGGCGGCAGCGAGAACTACCCGCCCGGCACGCTGCGCGCGCGGCTCGTCGAGGTGGCCCGCACCGCGGGCGTCGACGTCGCCGTCGAGCGGGCCGGGCTCGCCCGGCGCAGCAAGCGGTTGATCGTTTTCGACGTCGATTCGACGCTCGTGCAGGGCGAGGTCATCGAGATGCTCGCGGCGCACGCGGGCGCCGAGGCCGAGGTCAGGGCCGTCACCGAGGCGGCGATGCGCGGCGAGCTGGACTTCGCCGAGTCGCTGCGCCGCCGCGTGGCGGTGCTGGCCGGCCTGCCCGAGTCCGTGCTCGACGAGGTGGCCGCCCGGCTGGAGCTCACCCCGGGCGCCCGCACCACGATCCGCACGCTGAAGCGGCTCGGTTTCCGGTGCGGGGTTGTCTCCGGCGGGTTCACGCGCGTGATCAAGGGCCTCGTGGACGAGCTGGGGCTGGACTTCTGCGCCGCCAACGAGCTGGAGATCGTCGATGGGCGGCTCACCGGCAAGGTCGTCGGCGAGATCGTGGACCGGCCGGGCAAGGCGGTGGCGCTGCGCCGGTTCGCCGACAGCTTCGGCGTGCCCCTCGAGCAGTGCGTGGCCGTCGGCGATGGCGCCAACGACATCGACATGCTGTCCACCGCGGGGCTCGGCGTGGCCTTCAACGCCAAGCCCGCGCTGCGCGAGGTGGCCGACACCGCGCTGTCGCACCCGTACCTCGACGTCGTCCTGTTCGTCCTCGGCATCACGCGGGACGAGGTCGAGCGCGCCGACGCCGCCGAGGGCCTCCTACGGCGGGTGCCGATCGCATGA
- a CDS encoding YecA family protein: MARSRQRLLVGRGAPEPPAESTAEARYEAVWNAYREVVREQVAVGHDVLMPLLAARAGLDLADPATELLVDEVEGDVLDDPAGPVTMLVPDVVVHAPALTNDAVLTHRVSADELADEHLDLDTDLAAFLRCPDPYVDAGPLHVDEPGAVEPVRWGGPPGWLAGLTAGALLAVRATQDGAVTLSVLDEEPGEPAELVAALRAVYEAELEESRLPVQAELLVLGLLHSDRAAFAEPRPPLTELAAAAGLLRRGDEFAHDESVWTEAEIVDQAMRLVTGVETEEQGEAALRAYELLTDAHDPAALREALGLMEDPDVLESVVDELLREPDDDGERLRSTVALADRLVAVAGRSPREAVARWVAAVAAERDGRVLDAESHLRAAAVAAPGWPLVEDRLAWYESDRGDAAAAAARWTAIEVPADDPDLAAVRPFAAPAGPEPGRNDPCWCGSGRKYKQCHLGRPALAELPARAGWLYRKAVTFLERRGGAATAELAWWADTLDVDWDAPEVVDAALDEGGWGETFLAERGPLLPADEAELATSWATVVPGLYEVERVQFGEGVTLRDLRGDGRVDARPTTGVSPGMGELVLARALPDGSGSGHLLVAAVAVPRGTERDLLAQLGDL, translated from the coding sequence GTGGCCCGGTCGAGGCAGCGGCTCCTGGTCGGTCGTGGCGCGCCCGAACCGCCCGCCGAGAGCACCGCGGAAGCGCGGTACGAGGCGGTCTGGAACGCCTACCGCGAGGTGGTGCGGGAACAGGTGGCGGTCGGCCACGACGTGCTGATGCCGCTCCTCGCCGCCCGGGCCGGGCTCGACCTGGCGGATCCCGCCACCGAGCTGCTCGTCGACGAGGTCGAGGGCGATGTCCTGGACGACCCGGCCGGGCCCGTCACGATGCTCGTCCCGGACGTCGTGGTGCACGCGCCCGCGCTGACCAACGACGCCGTGCTCACCCACCGGGTCTCCGCCGACGAGCTGGCCGACGAGCACCTCGACCTCGACACCGACCTCGCCGCGTTCCTGCGCTGCCCCGACCCGTACGTCGACGCCGGACCACTGCACGTGGACGAGCCCGGCGCGGTCGAGCCTGTCCGGTGGGGCGGGCCGCCCGGCTGGCTGGCCGGGCTGACCGCCGGTGCGCTGCTCGCGGTGCGGGCCACACAGGACGGTGCCGTGACGCTGTCGGTGCTGGACGAGGAGCCGGGCGAGCCGGCGGAGCTCGTGGCGGCGCTGAGGGCGGTGTACGAGGCAGAGCTGGAGGAATCCCGCCTCCCGGTGCAGGCGGAGCTGCTCGTCCTCGGCCTGCTGCACAGCGACCGCGCCGCCTTCGCCGAACCCCGCCCGCCGCTCACCGAGCTGGCCGCCGCTGCGGGCCTGCTGCGCCGGGGCGACGAGTTCGCCCACGACGAGTCGGTGTGGACGGAGGCCGAGATCGTCGACCAAGCGATGCGGCTGGTCACCGGGGTGGAGACCGAGGAGCAGGGGGAGGCCGCGCTCCGGGCGTACGAGCTGCTCACCGACGCGCACGACCCGGCGGCGTTGCGGGAGGCGCTCGGCCTCATGGAGGACCCGGACGTCCTCGAATCCGTTGTCGACGAGCTGCTGCGCGAACCCGACGACGACGGGGAGCGGCTGCGGTCCACCGTCGCGCTCGCCGACCGGCTGGTCGCCGTCGCCGGTCGGTCCCCGCGGGAGGCCGTGGCGCGGTGGGTCGCCGCGGTCGCCGCGGAGCGGGACGGCCGGGTGCTGGACGCCGAGTCGCACCTGCGGGCCGCGGCCGTCGCGGCGCCGGGCTGGCCGCTCGTGGAGGACCGGTTGGCCTGGTACGAGTCGGACCGCGGCGACGCCGCGGCCGCTGCCGCCCGGTGGACGGCGATCGAGGTGCCCGCCGACGACCCGGATCTCGCCGCCGTCCGTCCCTTCGCCGCCCCGGCGGGTCCGGAACCCGGCCGCAACGACCCGTGCTGGTGCGGATCGGGCCGCAAGTACAAGCAGTGCCACCTCGGCAGGCCCGCCCTTGCCGAGCTTCCGGCGCGGGCCGGCTGGCTCTACCGCAAGGCGGTGACGTTCCTGGAGCGCCGCGGGGGCGCCGCCACCGCCGAGCTGGCCTGGTGGGCCGACACGCTCGACGTCGACTGGGATGCGCCCGAGGTCGTGGACGCGGCGCTCGACGAGGGCGGCTGGGGCGAGACGTTCCTCGCCGAGCGCGGGCCCCTGCTCCCGGCCGACGAGGCCGAGCTGGCGACGTCGTGGGCGACCGTGGTGCCCGGCCTGTACGAGGTGGAGCGGGTCCAGTTCGGCGAGGGCGTGACGCTGCGGGACCTCCGCGGCGACGGCCGGGTCGACGCCCGGCCCACCACCGGGGTGAGCCCGGGCATGGGCGAGCTCGTCCTCGCCAGGGCGCTGCCGGACGGCTCGGGGTCGGGGCACCTGCTCGTCGCGGCGGTCGCGGTGCCGCGGGGCACCGAGCGCGACCTGCTGGCCCAGCTCGGAGATCTCTGA